A window of the Penaeus monodon isolate SGIC_2016 chromosome 38, NSTDA_Pmon_1, whole genome shotgun sequence genome harbors these coding sequences:
- the LOC119596893 gene encoding vegetative cell wall protein gp1-like, producing the protein MRSMEEEVEGGGTREDFLSEDDHSPTDASEDSVEVRVQPIRGHHPPRPPTPPTPPAHHKFHKLRKHYSALRQEYPLHAARASPGPASPPASPVEPHTGAAPLSPGTRAAARSRRKPAEPRRLCHEAAPKRPHSPDPPRSAKAARTDGATDVSEKSAPSSPSPGAPPLLQHHPLLSSFRRPPMGAFPPLLIPPAWPPVTAQWSYPRVVNPLGWAGLTPGLTPALSPHHYPMLLPHPYPLPRPLLPSQLPPASPPPKSPPPRTPPGERVPRDDLPLPLVTRVAAPEGPSPSAGAHPAARAEVSVVRKAGKAPSKFLSVESLIASDSPSRAPADGEDDVAGSLGGDACPPDDDDTIHALLQPSKQKQRNYKNMTRERRIEANARERNRVHTISAAFEKLRTSVPAYSHNQKLSKLSVLRIACSYILSLSRLAGHDYSAGGTEPSFSECVDLTTRTIQVEGKAKKKRDE; encoded by the exons ATGAG GagcatggaggaggaggtggagggcggAGGCACGCGCGAAGACTTCCTGAGCGAGGACGACCACTCCCCGACCGACGCCTCTGAGGACAGCGTGGAGGTGCGCGTCCAGCCCATCCGCGGCCAccaccccccccgcccgcccaccccgcccacgccgcccgcCCACCACAAGTTCCACAAGCTCCGCAAGCACTACTCCGCGCTGAGGCAGGAGTACCCGCTCCACGCCGCCCGCGCCTCCCCAGGGCCCGCCAGTCCGCCCGCCAGCCCCGTGGAGCCGCACACGGGCGCGGCGCCGCTGTCGCCCGGGACGCGCGCCGCAGCCCGCAGCCGCCGCAAGCCCGCCGAGCCTCGACGCCTGTGCCACGAGGCGGCGCCCAAGCGCCCGCACAGCCCCGACCCGCCCCGCTCCGCGAAGGCCGCCCGCACCGATGGCGCCACCGACGTGTCCGAGAAGAGCGCGCCCTCGTCGCCGTCCCCGGGGGCGCCGCCTCTCCTGCAGCACCACCCACTGCTCAGCTCCTTCAGGAGGCCTCCCATGGGCGCCTTCCCGCCCCTCCTGATCCCGCCCGCGTGGCCGCCCGTCACCGCCCAGTGGAGCTACCCGCGGGTGGTCAATCCCTTGGGGTGGGCGGGGCTCACGCCCGGCCTCACGCCCGCCCTCAGCCCCCACCACTACCCCATGCTGCTCCCGCACCCGTACCCGCTGCCCCGGCCGCTGCTGCCCTCGCAGCTGCCTCCCGCGTCGCCGCCGCCGAAGTCCCCGCCGCCGCGGACGCCCCCGGGGGAGCGCGTGCCCCGCGACGACCTGCCGCTGCCGCTGGTGACGCGCGTGGCGGCGCCGGAGGGGCCGAGCCCGAGCGCGGGCGCGCACCCCGCCGCGCGCGCCGAGGTGAGCGTGGTGCGCAAGGCGGGCAAGGCGCCGTCCAAGTTCCTGAGCGTGGAGTCCCTGATCGCGTCGGACAGCCCGTCGCGGGCGCCGGCCGACGGCGAGGACGACGTGGCCGGCAGCCTGGGCGGCGACGCGTGCCCGCCCGACGACGACGACACCATCCACGCCCTGCTGCAGCCCAGCAAGCAGAAGCAGCGCAACTACAAGAACATGACGCGGGAGCGGCGCATCGAGGCCAACGCGCGCGAGCGCAACCGCGTCCACACCATCAGCGCCGCCTTCGAGAAGCTGCGGACGTCGGTGCCGGCCTACAGCCACAACCAGAAGCTGTCCAAGCTGTCGGTGCTGAGAATAGCGTGCTCGTATATCCTGTCGCTGTCGCGCCTCGCCGGCCACGACTACAGCGCGGGCGGCACCGAGCCCTCGTTCAGCGAGTGCGTCGACCTGACGACGCGGACCATCCAGGTGGAGGGTAAGGCCAAGAAGAAGAGGGACGAGTag